The segment TGTGGAAATAGCTGAGTCAGTAACTGGATCACATTGTCCTTGTAAATGACGAAAGCATATTTTGCTAACCCAGTGTACACTCCTTCGAGTGTGCACTGTACTTGAATATTTTTAAACTGCGCAGCAGAGCAATAGAAGGAAAACGATGCAAAAAGAGAGATGCCGAGAGCCCATTGCACACACTGCGTGACAAAAAGCTGTTTATCGGTGTCTGAGATTCTCGTCATACCATTTTACAAATAAATTGATGTGTTATGATGTTTAGTAAATATACTCTAGATTTGTATACTATGTGTACTGCGTATAAGTGGGGACTTGTTATTATTGCCTGCATTAGTATTTTAATGCAGAGCGTCGACTGCGAGCTAAAGCCTAAGTCTCGGTGCGCATACAAATCACACTAGCTGTATTCGTACGATTCCTGAACTGTACTTATTTTCCCTTTTGCTTATTCATCCTTTTTCAtactgtacatatgtacataagtatGACAAGGGCATACTGGAACTTGGCGGGCAGACCACCGAACACCTGGGTCAGATCCACATTCTCGATGGAGTTGAAAATGTTGAACAGCGAAATGTAGACGTAGTTGCCGCTCAGGTAACTGAAATTTGGAACTTATGATGATGAGGTCAGGACTCACCGCTTAACGGCCAGGACGTAGTTGCTGACTGCCTTGATCTCGGCAGAGCCCTCCTCGATGGTGGGCTCCTTGCGGAGCTGCTGCAGCCGCTTGAAGATGTTTAGGTGGCTGAGAGAGACTTCGCGCTCTGTCTTCACGTTACGCTCGGCATAGTCTTGGCCCACCGGCAACCACGTGGTCGATCCGGTTGTGAATCCAGCCATCTTATCGTCCGACCAGTGCATTGGGGTACGAGCGGGATCGCGTGACATGGCCATGTAGTTCTCCTCATAGCCGTTGCAGGCCTGCGGGTCCACAGTGTCCTCCCAGGACACGTAGCCATCGAGCATGCCGATCTCCTCGCCGTTGTAGGTGATACTGCAGCCGGGCAGCGTCAGCAGCAGGATGTTGAACAGGTCGACCCGATTGGCGCCGAAGCGGGAGCCCACGCGGTTCTTGACATGGTTGCCAATCTGATCGGAATGTGTCACCGATTGAATGCCATGCGAGTGCGGTTGGAGTCTCGCGATAGCACTTACCACCCAGTTGGCGCTCTTCCCAGCTGGCATAAGGTTAAGCCAGTTGTTAATCAGGTATTCGTAGTGATAGGCATCGGAGTCGTAGTGCAGATTGCTAAtcaactggaagttgaacggTGTCTGGGCCCCATCCGCCGTGCTTTTGCCATAGTAGTCCATGACGATCTCAATGGGTGACCAGGTTATCACCATAAGGATTCTACGACAAGATACAAACATAATGGAATATCGTTACGATGAAACAACCACTTACCGCTCATCGCCCCCATTGTCGGCTTGGAACTGTTCGAGGATCTCACGCCATTCGAATCTGTAAGTATTTAATAAATATCGTGAGTTTTTCAATATTCCTATTATTACTCTTGTAGAGACCGACTTACACTAGGTGAGGGGTCTCTGGCTGATCCACGGTGTAGATTTTGTGGGTGTAGCCATACTCATCTGGGTCATCGGTCCAATCGTTGCGGGGCTCATCCGGATAGTTTCCATTCTCGTCCGCCTCAATCTCGAAGGCATGGTAGATGGCGTCCACGCGGAAGCCGTCCACACCCTTCTCCAGCCAGAAGCGAAGGACATTGTTCATCTCCTCGCGCACCACGGGATTGCGGAAGAATTGCTTCTTGTGGAACTGGTGAAGGTAGTACTCCTGGCGGCCCTCATGCCACTCCCAGGCCGATCCGCGGAACACACTCACCCAATTGGTGGGGGGAATACGCTGCCCGTTGTCATCGACGAAGCCGGGATGCCAAATATAGTAGTCCTTGTACTTCTCCTCGCCAGCAGCAGAGCGGATGAACCAGTCGCATTCATCGCTAGAGTGATTGGGCACGAAATCCAGGATGATCTTCACATTCAGCTCCTTGGCACGGGCAACCATGTTTTCAAAGTCCTCCATGTCGCCGAAGAGTGGATCTACGTCTTTGAAGTCGGATATGTCATAGTCAAAATCGGCCATGGGTGATTTGAGAAAAGGCGACAGCCAAGTGGCAGTCACGCCGATCTCCTTAAGATATTCCAATTTCTCTGTGACTACATTTAAGTCACCGATTCCATCGCCATCGGTGTCCTTAAAGGATCGCGGATAGATCTGATAGAACGAGGCTGTCTTCCACCAGGGAGCGGCGGCATCGACGGCCAGAAGGCCAAGGCCGATCAGCAGGAATAGGCAGGACCAAGTGGTCATTGTTAACTGAAAATGGTCCGGCTATAATACGTTTCTTATATACGAAAGGATTACCCCAATGATAGCGCCCCAGCTATAAACTATTGGGCATTATGGCTTATCATTTATGACTTTCTAGTAAAAAAACCAGTATTACCAGCTGAGAGAAATATATGAGGAGACCTTTGACTGAGAGAAATGCGTATGACACAATGTTGGGTCAGGCGCTGGAACTGATTAACTGAGACGGGTACAAGTTCCGAACTGATGCAAAAATAGGGAATCCTATTGGAGGGAAGAAAACTTAGAGCTGAGCACTCGCAAGGAGGTGGCTACCTATGAAAGGGCTCCACCTCAAGGACTCGTAGGTCATGAGTTACTTAGTTTTAGTTAGCTAGTCTCAGCACACAGCTGCCTTATCGCAACCTTGAACCCCCAAGACAGTCGTCTTTTATTTGCCCAGCCCTATTCAAAATACACCCCTAGAAGTGAGACAATAAATTATTCATTCCAAAAAAATCTTTAAGATTAGATAAGACCAATTCAGAAGTTATATGCAACTCTTACTTTTCGCTGCCAATCTGTTTCATGATCTCCGAACGTGAAACCTTACCGCTGCTGCCAATAAATACCAAAGTTGGTAGTCAAAGTCATATGAA is part of the Drosophila miranda strain MSH22 chromosome Y unlocalized genomic scaffold, D.miranda_PacBio2.1 Contig_Y1_pilon, whole genome shotgun sequence genome and harbors:
- the LOC117191598 gene encoding maltase A3-like, which translates into the protein MTTWSCLFLLIGLGLLAVDAAAPWWKTASFYQIYPRSFKDTDGDGIGDLNVVTEKLEYLKEIGVTATWLSPFLKSPMADFDYDISDFKDVDPLFGDMEDFENMVARAKELNVKIILDFVPNHSSDECDWFIRSAAGEEKYKDYYIWHPGFVDDNGQRIPPTNWVSVFRGSAWEWHEGRQEYYLHQFHKKQFFRNPVVREEMNNVLRFWLEKGVDGFRVDAIYHAFEIEADENGNYPDEPRNDWTDDPDEYGYTHKIYTVDQPETPHLVFEWREILEQFQADNGGDERILMVITWSPIEIVMDYYGKSTADGAQTPFNFQLISNLHYDSDAYHYEYLINNWLNLMPAGKSANWVVSAIARLQPHSHGIQSVTHSDQIGNHVKNRVGSRFGANRVDLFNILLLTLPGCSITYNGEEIGMLDGYVSWEDTVDPQACNGYEENYMAMSRDPARTPMHWSDDKMAGFTTGSTTWLPVGQDYAERNVKTEREVSLSHLNIFKRLQQLRKEPTIEEGSAEIKAVSNYVLAVKRYLSGNYVYISLFNIFNSIENVDLTQVFGGLPAKFQYALVILMYICTV